One Arachis hypogaea cultivar Tifrunner chromosome 2, arahy.Tifrunner.gnm2.J5K5, whole genome shotgun sequence genomic window, ACCCTTGAATGCCACTATGATccctgaaccaaaactcaaaacgTTGTGTTAGATCAGTTTGTTTGATCACAACACCAAGGACCAGCTGAAATTTATGTGTAATACTCACCTTGTTAATATGAGGCAGCAAAACACAGATTTGTTGACCAAATTATTAGGGTTCTATGAGTAATTAATCAGGGcatgttaaaaataataaaagaaaaagaaaaaaaaagaaacttgtgcactctaattttttttttttctcttatgttTTGTGTACTAAAAGAACAAACACCCTATAATGGCAAGAGTTTCTTTGTAATCCACAAATCATACTATTTCTAGAACTCCATTATTGCCACCACACTCCTTGTGTTGAAGGTGAGGTGTAAGAAATGCAATGAGAAGAGGGTTTTTCTTGAGGCATGAATGAAAATCATCCTTGGTTATTCTTCCATCATTGTCATCATCAAATAACATAAAAAGCTCATGAACCTGCAAATAACAAAAGTTACcatcattaaaatttaaataaggaCAACTTATCATGTAAAATGTTTCCTTTATAGactatgctacgtgtacaccaaaatcaaccaccaaagtcCGCCACTAGTATCAAATAGATGCTAAAATACAAATGCacgtggaaaataaattaaatcacacatgtagttatacacaaatacattggtggctgattttagtgactgattttggtgtacgAATAGCATTTTTgttctgtatatatataatcgTGTATTGTCATGCCAGCGAAATCTGACTAATCCAGCTCAAGAAATTGTTGCTGCCTTTCTCAGCACTAATGATTTCTTTCCATTCCTATGACTCGAACTCGAGACTATTAGGACAGGGAGGAGCTTGCCTACCACCCAACCAACACAATGTTGGTTTGACTTTTATGATATAATGACTTtgattaaacaacaacaacaataacaaagatTTTGGGTTATATGGATCAAATAACGCCATTGAGCCCTATCATGTATCATATCTATAGTGAGACTGATTAAACGACTTGTATACTAAATCAATGCGAGTTACCTCATTCTCATTCCAGCTTGGGATGGCATGTTGCATGAAGTCTTGCAACTGGAATTAAAATGAATTgcaaagaacaaggaagttagaGTTAGGCTAGTGTAAATATAGTAAATGGAAATAGCCAAATAAGAGTATAAAAGATCATGGTACTTCTTGTTCTACAATGTAGCCCTTTACTGCACTGCTGCATTCCGCAAATGCTTCTTCGCAAGCTTGATGGAATCCTCGATGCTTCATGACGTAAGAAGATCCGTACAAGAACTGGAAGCAACATAAAAGCACGTGGATAAGATGTCGTGTCATTAATCTGAACTAAATTTGCAGAAGTAGTTCTCTTTGGCTTAAAAACTAGTACAGATGTAAAATGCAGAAAAGCTACTCCTAGTTTTCGATATAGCAAAGAAAAAGAGTAGAATGAACAGAATCACCTGTCTAAACGTTATTGAGCCGCACTTCTCCACATCAATGAATGCAAACATCTGTAATCAAATATAATCAACATGCAAATGAAAAGGCAGAAAAATAGTTGGAAGATGGAGATTGAAATGAACCTCATCAAGCAAAAAGCGAAATGGAGCAGAGAAATGTTAGTTTTGAAATTAGAAGACAAGACATGATATTGCAGAATTCGAGAGGTAATTTATCTTAAACACACAAGGGTCAGAACTCCGAATCTTGAGGGGATTTTGatagaaaattattaaataaacttTACCTTTTCGGATAAAGGGCATGCCTTAAGTCTTAAAACCTTCAAGAAGTTATGATATTGAACTCGACCGCTGCAACCAAGACATGGGTATCATTAGTTTCCACAAATATAAGATTGGATTATACCACAAACTGTAGCCATTAACAGTTGAAATGACAATTTAACTTTGATATTTGTGACAATAGTACCTGGGATCAGGATTCATAGCCAAGAATTTATCTAGGAATTCAACAGCTTCCAAGCTTCTGATATGAAATAACTGAAAAGATATAAAGTCTCTTTTTATCTCTCTTTCCACTATTGGTAAGTCTATAGCAGtatcatttttaaaaatgaattaaacagCATAAAATGTTTAACCTAAAAAGCCTACTTGCGTAGGCTGAAGGAGAACATAATTTTATGGGGACTAGTGAATGACGGCAAATAGAAAGGAAAAATTAAAGTTTCTAGGAGAAAATACAACATAATTAAGGTTTATTAGTTTTATGGACTTACTGATTCCAGCGTCGCCATTTCAACCATAAAACTTGAGGGGTTTTCCTGCACAAGTCCATAACCATGATTAGTTCAGTACCTGGGTTGCAGTTACAAACAGAGAGAAAAGTATAACTACCACAAAATCTATGGAAggcatataataaattttatagccAAAAAGCAATTTAGTAACTAGGAAAAATACATAACAATATTTATAACCAATAAATCAATAGTTAAAAAAACACACCTGTTTTGCTTCTTGTGCTTTCATATAAAGCATTATGTCTCCATAAGTGTGTCCAGTTTGGACAACGTTCATCGCAGATGCAATAGCACGGCAAGCCTGCATTTATCCACATATTATTAGTAGGCAAAGTTTAGgaggccagcaattttattgaattttggccagcatgtaaccagcagagaaaggtgagccattggatgaaatctcacaccaatctcacaccatcaaatcatcattgatggctagttgatggctaacaatcacaaaaattgctggcccctagcattgtTCTTATTAGTATAGAGGAGCAAATAATCAACAAATCATCCAGTATAAAGTCCTTTGATAATGCATGAAAGCATAAAACAAAACAGGAAGACTCACCCTCTCACGAAAGTGGACTGCAGTTTCTTTATCATGCAGGGGTGAAATGACAGGAAGATATTCTACCTGTTCAATTTGAGATCAAATTTATGTGCTATTTCACAAATGATAAGTTCCCATGCAATAGGACATTAACCAgtgaaaagaaaaattcaatctGTAAGAGGGTAACCTCGAAGAAGTTGTGGAATTGAGTGAACATCCTGAACATAAGCTTTCCCAAAGAAACATTACCCCTACACAAATTTGCATACCACATAAAATGTCAGTGACAATCTATTGCTGCAAATAATGGAAACAAAATTCAAGGGTCTTCGTAAACAAACTGCTTACCAAGATTGATCAAAGTGTACATGAGGATAGCGAACAATTACAGGCTGGATTGGGTAACCGGGGATGAATGCACCAAGTTGGAAGGAGATAAGGCTCCTGCCATTAGTTGTGGTTCCCTCAGGAAATAGCAGTACTCGAGGAAATCTATTGCAGGAAGCCCTTCTCTGTTATTCAGATCCTTGAAAGCAGATTTATGTATCAAATGGCTTATAAATTGATAAGTTACATGCAGCAATTTCATGCCCAAGCATCTAGTGTTTAGCCTCTAATTCCTATTAGTTCGAAAATTCTTGCATCTTTCTATTCAGTTTCGAAACCTGAATCAGATATAATTTTATCTAACTTCATCTCTGAAGATCCCTTCCATTTACTTGGCAACTAAAGTTTTCATAACTTACAGACACCTTAATCATTTATGCTGCACAGTGTAGCCTGAAACATATTGCTTGTACAACTCCTACTTGATGttatttctttatatatttatatttattctgTAAGGAAAGGTATACTTCTACTTTGCCACATACGAACATAAACTTCTATCATTAAGTAGTATCTCCCTGAGTTTTAACCAAATAGCCCTTTCATAAACTTTGCAGATGCTTGGTGTAAAAATAGGGGCATCAGAGGAACATATGTGAAGAAGATAGCAAATTGAGCATCAATCAACCACCAAATCAACAACCAAGGAACAAATACAAGTCTAAGATACAGATAAAACAACGGTAAGCAAGCTAACAGAAATGTTTTTACCTTTATTTCCTTGACGGCATGTTTTCTTGATGATGGTGAGAACCTGTCGACATATATGACCTGAAAGCATAAAAAGTGGGGAGAAAAAAGAAAGGACAAACAGCTGAATGGTGTGTACTCTTTAACTGAGCATACGGAAAGTGTAACCATGAAATGAAATTACCTGCATTGCTCTAATAATGGTGCCAACAAAAGGTAGTGCATCATGAGACTCTGATGCTACAATGGTTGGAAATAATTCATAGAAATAGAAGATAGGTTCAATGTAGGATACGTGATTAGATACAATTATCGGTGCAACTTCCCTTGGTGCAGGTCTTCCCTTCCGCTTTATCCACTGATAGCTGCAATGAGCAGAAGGAGAAAAGAGTGAACTACAAGTTGATATATTTATGTTATACAACACTGAAATCAACCCTATAGAAAAGAAACTAACCCAACACCTCAATGTATCTTTCATTCGAAAAAACAACACAAGTACATTTTTTTTAGTTCTGGCTTCCAAACTTATTTCCTGCATAAGCCATCAAAAACTATACAGGGAATATTCAATTCTAATGTGTTCCCTTTCATTCAACATAACATCACAAGGAAGTGCAGAATAGGAGGTAGAAGGAGAACGAATGGTGTattgtagtatataatataacAATGAAAGCAAAGTTATTTTGAAACACAGACAAAATGTGGAGTTTTCTAATCTATCAACCAAAATAGCAAGTATGTATAACTATTTGCATGATATTTGAGATAATAATTATGATACTCAACCACTTTTAACAACTTGGTAATGCATAGTTGGACCACAatatataaaaaggaaaaagaagaaaaagtacacTAGAAGTGTTTCACTAAATCCAATCAATAATTCATGAATTGGAATATTGAAAATTTACATCCCCCATTTCCTTAATGGTATAAGTCAAGTCCTTGATCCTAAATTTAGTTTTGTCATTTGCTCCTTTTCCTCACCTAACAACTGAAGTTTTTACCTTCATATTACAACGTAACAAGTAAGTTAGAGCAATGATTACATTACATTCACTCTAATGCCAAATCAACGTGCTtaaaaagaacaaattaaatcAAATGAAATAAATGATTAGACAAACTCTAGTGCCACATCAACGTCTTGTGTCATAAACAAGATAAAGTGACCTAACCACAATCAATATGTACTAGCTAGTAGTATCACCTAACCTAACTTAAATAAGATCTTAActcaaaaaatcaaataaagacaaCAACTTAAGAGAGAAAGAACAGGGGAAGAGGGGGATCAAAATTCAGTGATGATATGCATCTATGCATTACATCACCCTACCTAAGTTCAAGGGGAATTTACAAAGTTGACT contains:
- the LOC112754509 gene encoding lysophospholipid acyltransferase LPEAT2 — protein: MPNHDITSPLITSDHLILTVDPLPAADTTSAAPLSGTAGGNPFTFLGCDESEALTVPVPMTVDPFKNNTPNIEGVYEWLKMLLCLPIAILRLVLFGLCLAVGYIATRLALEGWKDKENPMPKWRCRLMWVTRICARWILFSFGYQWIKRKGRPAPREVAPIIVSNHVSYIEPIFYFYELFPTIVASESHDALPFVGTIIRAMQVIYVDRFSPSSRKHAVKEIKRRASCNRFPRVLLFPEGTTTNGRSLISFQLGAFIPGYPIQPVIVRYPHVHFDQSWGNVSLGKLMFRMFTQFHNFFEVEYLPVISPLHDKETAVHFRERACRAIASAMNVVQTGHTYGDIMLYMKAQEAKQENPSSFMVEMATLESLFHIRSLEAVEFLDKFLAMNPDPSGRVQYHNFLKVLRLKACPLSEKMFAFIDVEKCGSITFRQFLYGSSYVMKHRGFHQACEEAFAECSSAVKGYIVEQELQDFMQHAIPSWNENEVHELFMLFDDDNDGRITKDDFHSCLKKNPLLIAFLTPHLQHKECGGNNGVLEIV